GCTAGTTGGCTGAGAAGTTTTATTACGGAGGGGTATGAATTttgttatgtgcatttttctaTGTCGTGTCCACTCACGTTTCGATGGCAAAACCTGATATACCTGCCCCCAAATGGTAGGACGCCAACTGGTGGCCAGTGGTGGCAGCTTGCCAAGCCCTTGATCCTGCCAGGGAGAAGGTGCCCTAGAGGGCCTGAGGCTTCCCCTCCCTCAGCTCACATGGTCCAGCAACGTGGCCATACTTGGCCAGCTTGTTGGATTTGCCTGGGATAGTTTCCTCATAGTGCTCcctccgtccccccacccccgatcaCCACCACCAGGTAAGGCCATGTCCAGGACCGGTCTGCCTCAGAGGAGAAACGGATTACTGCTCCTTTCACCTCTAGCAGGGATCAGGGCCCCACTCCGGGTCCCCATCCTATTCATTCTGCAGACCTGGCTGCAGTATGCCTCAAGGCTCCCGTTATACAAACTGGGAACGAATTTGCAAGAAAGCGTAAGAATTTGCATAAGGTCCCAACAGGTGAAGGCAGCCCCAAGCCCAGGTACTGTACTTCCAGTTCCCCGGACCGCGCTTCCTCTGACCTGCTGGGCTGGCCCAACACGCCAGGCAGCGCGGGCAAGAGGCCCCAGTGGCTGGCTCCGGTGCCCATGCGAGGGCCCAGGTGGGGCCGACCCGGGGCGGCCAAGGGGCCCGCACCTTCAGCACCCCCCGTTGGTTCAAAGGGtacggccccgccccctccaggaCCCGAGCCCGCTTTGAAGTGCTGATGCGGCTTGGAAGGGGCCACTTCACACCTCGGGCTCGGGATAAAGCGGGCGCCGGGCGCCGGTCCGCAGATGCGCCGCCGCCGCCATGGCCCAGTCCCTGTGCCCGCCGCTCTCCGAGTCCTGGCTCCTCTTCCCGGGTTGGGGCCCGCCTCGGCCTCTGCCGCCCTCCGACAGGGACTGCGGCTGCTCCCCCGCCTCGTCCCCGGACTCCTGGGGCAGCGTCCCGGCCGGCAGCCCCGAGCTGAGCCCCGGACCGCCCGGCACCCACGCGGCCGCCGGAGCCCGGAGCGCAGGGAGGCGCGGCGCGCGCAGCAGCCGCCTGGGCTCCGGGCAGCGGCAGAGCGCCAGCGAGCGCGAGAAGCTGCGCATGCGCACGCTCGCCCGCGCCCTGCACGAGCTGCGCCGCTTTCTGCCGCCGTCCGTGGCGCCCGCCGGCCAGAGCCTCACCAAGATCGAGACGCTGCGCCTGGCCATCCGCTACATCGGCCACCTGTCGGCGGTGCTGGGCCTCAGCGAGGAGGGCCTGCAGCGCCGGCGCCGGCGGCGCAGCGACGCGGCGGTGCCTCGGGGCTGCCCGCTCTGCCCCGACGGCGGCCCCGCGCAGAcgcaggtgcaggtggaggcgCGCGCCCAGCTTCTGGGCTCAGCCGCCAGCCCCTCCGCGTCCTGGGGGTCCCCGCCGGCCTGTCTCGGAGAACTAGCGGCGCCGCAGCCGCGCGACCCGACAGTGCTTTATGACGAGGCGGCGTGTTCGGAATCGCAGGCAATGGAGCCGAGCCCCTCGTCTCCGGTTAGTACTTCCTTCCCCGCGCGGgactctctccccccacccacggGGCCATCGTGGGTGCTGCTACCTGTCGTCCGCGTCCGCCGCTCACAGGCCTCCTGCGGCATCCCCGCCGGCAGCCTGGCCGTGTCTGCTTGCTGTCCCGAGCACCGTAGCTAGTGTGCCTGGGGCGCTCAAGCGgcgaggggagggagaggacacGCAGGGGACAGGCTCTTGTGCCCGAGTGGAACCTACGAGCGCGGACACCCACGCGTGGCGGCCAGCGCTGAAGGTAACTCTATACCCTCTCCCCCCAGCTCTTTCCCGGCGACGTGCTGTCCCTGCTGGAGACCTGGATGCCCCTCTCGCCCCTGGAGTGGCCGCCGGCCTGAGTCGAAGTGACGACGTACAATTGGCGCCCTGTGAGCATCGAGGCCCTTTTGGCTTTCAGCACCTTCAAAACGGTCCCTCTCCAGACTCCCTTTCCTAGGAGAGGGCACCTGCGATACTGGCATGGGCATTCCTGAGAGCAAGAGCCCGTCCCCACCCAAGACaactctccccagcccctccggCAATGGAGGGACCCACAGGTTGACCcttggaggcaggcagggggcgcctgcctactatgtatttatttatttgtgaataaaCTGTGCTGGTGTCAGTTGACCGTTTCTTCTTCCTTCGCATGGACACAAagctccctccccttctccaaagaagaacCTAGGAGAATTAAGAGAGTTTCTGGCAATCTTCAGCCCTCAAAGCACAAAGGCCCAGACCCTTTCCCCTTTGCCCTGGCTTAGCCTGTCCTATTCCAGGAAGGCCAGCCTGGAGCGGGAAGATGCTGTATGTGAGAAAGTGGTAGCAGTGGAGCCTGTCCCCCTTTTCCTTGAACCTGGTGGGAGGTGCATTAAAAGCAAAGTATCTGTAGAAAATACGTTTTCTTAGTACTTACTGTGCATCATCAGGTCCTTTACACATTTTATACCCAAATAACGATTTTACTGAGGGTCAGCACTCAGGGTCGGTATGAATTCAGAATCCCAAGTTCTCCCTGGTCAGGTTTTGCCAGCTCTGGGGTCTGAGAGGACACCAGCTCCAAGGACTCAGTCCATGCATCCCAAGTCCTTATTCCCCTGTACTGGAGCTTTGTGGCCTGGACCTTGGGATTTTCTTATCTCCCTtcactctgctttctcttccaggTGGGCTAGGGACATTAACATTTTATGAGTCAGTCCCGAGTTAACTGTGACCTCCCAGAGGCCTAGCTAGAGTGGAGAGGCTCATGGGGTTGCCTCCAAATCCACATAGCTAACCTGGAACCACACTCGTGTCTGCATCGCTGGGTTCAGATCAGGGATGCGGTGTATGGGGAAGAAGGAAGCCTTGACCCAGAAGGGGCCTGGCTTGGCTCAAGGGGTCTGGTAAGCAGTCAAGCCTTGTGGGGGAGTTGAGGTGAGGCTAGGGGATGTAGCCTCTGCCCAAGGGTCCCCCAGCCCTCTATGGATACCAagttctcccctccctgccaagcAACTTTGAAACACAGGCCTTAGCATTTGttttttatagtagctttattgagatatagtttacATACCATGAAATTCAACCTTATAATTCAGTGACTTTAGTATATTCGTAGtaatgcaaccatcaccactgtctaaatcgagaacattttcatcaccggGGAAAGAAACCCTGTGCCCATTAGCAGGTGCTCCCCTtgaccccacccacccctccaccccccacccctctccagccCAGGCATCTACCTTCTGTCTCCATAGATTGGCCGGTTCCGGACATTTTGTGTAACTGGAATCACACAATAGAGGCCTTTTGTGCcctgcttctttcatttaacgTTTTCCGGGTTTATCCGTGTGGCCTAGGTGCATCagtattccatttctttttattgcccagTGAACTCCATTGCACGGATATACCACGGTTTATCTGTTTATCCGTCGGTACGGATAGGTTTGTTTTGAAACCACCTCAGAGATCAGTTCCAGTGCTCGGGCCCAGGCCGGGAGGGGCAGGAATTCGGCGTGGCCGGGGGCACCGCTGTGACGTCCAGGCGTCCAGGCGCACGCACCCTGGCCGGCATTTGGCCGCACAGAGCGGGATCCAAAAGCGGAGGCCCTGCAGGGGGGCTGACCTCACACCTCCGCTGATCACCCCCTTTCCCACACCTCGCCCCTCATCTTGCTCTCCCCTCCCAGGACCCTAACTGGAGCAGAGCGAGAAGTCTTTTCCAGGGGCCCTACCCAGTTTAGAAAATCTGTTTGCATGGCAAAGGCCCTGCGGTTTCGGATGGGGAATTAAAGTTATTAGCAAGTCTTTTCACAGATAAGTGGGGCTCATCGGCCAGCGCCCTCCCCTGCGGAGAGCATTCTCCTCCCTCTCGGAGCCGGCGAGGCCCACTGTTTATCAGCACCTCGGTGTGAATTTTCATTAACACGTCTCTGCTAATAAGACGGAGGACGGCGGATGGGAAGGGggctcctcccacctctcctgcGCCTGCGCCCGAGCCCCCTCGCTGGGCCGGCGCCGCCCGCCCCCGGGAGGAGGCCCTGTGTACGCGTCCCAAGGCCTACGTCAGTGAGCACCGTCCAGGTAGGTGACAGCGTGCGCTCGCTCGGTTCTCAGCACCTGTGACAAGTGGCCAGTTGGTGGGAGAGTTAAGGAAGGGAGAGGCTAGCCGACGCGCCGGAGCGGAGGGTGGGTGGCCGCTTTGGCTGGGGACCCGGATGTGAGTGCGGCGCCTGTGTGCCTCCCCCGGGGCGCACGGTTTAGGCGACAGCTGAACGCCGGCCTGTCTCTGGGACGGAGGCTAGGTGGTGGCACCTCACCCGGGGCCCTGCCAGGGTGCCCTGGCCTGGCGCGGCGGGGGCGCGTGCCTGCTGGAAGGCGGGAGCCGGAGCGTGGCGTGGGCACGGGGTGCCCCACGGGGCCGCTGGCCCGCGGCGCTGCGTCCTTCGGAAGAGCTGCTGTCCCGGCCGGCCGGGTCGGAAGGGCAGAGCGGTTGGTTACCCGAGCCGGGCTCTGTGTTAAAGGCTTTCATTTCACCGTCTAACCTCAAGTCGCCGCAGGTGAGGCGGGCAGGTGTGTGCGCTTATACCTATTTAACAGATCGGGACACTAAAGCACAGAAAACAGGGCATTTTTTCACAAAGCTAGTACCTGGCCGTTGGGACGGGGACATCGGTGGGCGGCAGTTGACCAGTCAGGTGTTTGGAACAGTCCTGGCGGGCAAgcgtgtgtgttggggggcggaggggctgggggtgtaAAATAAGGCCCCACTGCACCGTGGCCACCAGTGCCATTGCCGGCAGCGAACATTCTGCCTACTGAGCCTAGATGTTGCTCCCGCTGGGGAAACTGTACTGTGTAGGTGCTGGTTGGGCCAGGTTCTAAGGCGGGGCAGCTAAGCGGAAGGCCCTGTATTCAAGACATTGATTCAAGGACAGGCTGCAGGGGTCACAGTGTGGACCcccggggcggggaagggggaggtggtCATGAGTTGTCTGCATGGGCCCGTCCTAAGGTCCTAGGCGTAGGACTGAGGGGGGGTCCCCTGCCTTGGGTGGGTGGCTGGTGCGTCTGGAGGAGGGCCAGCCCGGTGTCCCTCTGGCCACGCGGTACCAAATAAGCAGGTCCATCCAAAGGGCATGTGGATGTGCCAGGATT
The sequence above is a segment of the Panthera leo isolate Ple1 chromosome B3, P.leo_Ple1_pat1.1, whole genome shotgun sequence genome. Coding sequences within it:
- the MESP1 gene encoding mesoderm posterior protein 1, whose translation is MAQSLCPPLSESWLLFPGWGPPRPLPPSDRDCGCSPASSPDSWGSVPAGSPELSPGPPGTHAAAGARSAGRRGARSSRLGSGQRQSASEREKLRMRTLARALHELRRFLPPSVAPAGQSLTKIETLRLAIRYIGHLSAVLGLSEEGLQRRRRRRSDAAVPRGCPLCPDGGPAQTQVQVEARAQLLGSAASPSASWGSPPACLGELAAPQPRDPTVLYDEAACSESQAMEPSPSSPLFPGDVLSLLETWMPLSPLEWPPA